A segment of the Candida albicans SC5314 chromosome 2, complete sequence genome:
CTCttcaaattgaatcttGAATCCAATAAAATCCCCTTATCCAAgtattttgaaactttACACGAATCATTCACCGCATTGCCATCACGAGCACCACTATTTATAACATGGAataaaaatcatcaattacGTGGTTGTATTGGTACATTTTCACCCTTACCAATTGAATCGGGAGTTTCTAGATATGCCTTACATGCTGCATTGCAAGATCCCAGATTCTTCCCAATTAGCACTTCTGAAGTTGAATCTTTGGAGGTTTCTGTTACATTGTTAGATAATTTCGTTACTATCGATAACCCACTAGATTGGGAAATTGGTGTCAATGGATTGAAAATCTCGtttcaattaaacaatGAACATTATTCCGGCACGTTTTTGCCAAGTGTGGCCGAGGAGGAAAATTGGGATAAATTGACTACTTTGCACTATCTTTTGAAGAAAGCTGATTATCCAGTAAGTCAGAAGAATGTATCTCAGTTTTACGAAAAAGGTTTGAACGAGGGTTGGTTGGAGCTAACCAGATATGATGGATTGAAGAACCGTTTAGACTACAACGAGTTTATCAGGATTAGAAATCAAGTGGAATAAAAGCTTGGAAACGAGTATTGACTAGATCGTTTAGATAATGATCTCAAGCAATACACCAAAGACGGGGATATATTGAGATTTTTACTCTTTGTTAGTTTACAACAGcttttattaataaactTAGATTTGTATTTTGAATCGTGTGTACCGGatatacatatacataCTTCCATTTTTTACTATTTCCGGAATAATTGTGCGGAAACACATCATGAAAAAGTCCTCTCTTTTTCGTTCCCCCCACATACAACAGGTTCCACcccaccaacaacaagttCCTTTTCCTCTATTTCCTTGGTTATAAAATGTGATTCAAATTCctaaaaaaatgaaataaattagTAAATTGCAATCATTAAAGACgcttgttctttttttcatatcCAAAACATGTTCAAGAAATCAGCtaatgatattgttgttattgcaGCAAAGAGAACTCCAATCACCAAGTCAATTAAAGGTGGGTTGAGTAGATTATTTCCTGAGGAAATATTATATCAAGTGGTTAAGGGTACTGTATCAGATTCACAAGTTGATTTAAACTTGATTGATGATGTGTTAGTCGGTACGGTCTTGCAAACTTTAGGGGGACAGAAAGCTAGTGCCTTGGCCATTAAAAAGATTGGATTCCCAATTAAGACCACGGTTAATACGGTCAATCGTCAATGTGCTAGTTCTGCTCAAGCGATTACTTATCAAGCAGGTAGTTTGCGTAGTGGGGAGAATCAATTTGCTATTGCTGCTGGAGTAGAAAGTATGACTCATGATTATTTTCCTCATCGTGGGATTCCCACAAGAATTTCTGAATCATTTTTAGCTGATGCATCCGATGAAGCTAAAAACGTCTTGATGCCAATGGGGATAACCAGTGAAAATGTTGCCACTAAATATGGAATTTCTCGTAAACAACAAGATGAGTTTGCCCTTAATTCTCATTTGAAAGCAGACAAGGCTACAAAACTGGGTCATTTTGCAAAAGAAATCATTCCTATTCAAACAACGGATGAAAACAACCAACACGTTTCAATAACCAAAGATGATGGTATAAGGGGAagttcaacaattgaaaagttGGGTGGCTTAAAACCTGTGTTCAAGGATGATGGGACTACTACTGCTGGTAATTCCTCGCAAATTTCAGATGGAGGGTCTGCTGTGATTTTAACTACTCGTCAAAATGCTGAGAAATCGGGAGTAAAGCCAATAGCTAGATTTATTGGTTCGTCAGTAGCTGGTGTTCCTTCGGGACTTATGGGAATTGGTCCATCGGCTGCTATTCCTCAATTGTTGTCGAGATTAAATGTTGACACGAAAGacattgatatttttgaattgaacGAGGCATTTGCATCCCAACTGATTTAttgtattgaaaaattgggtcTTGATTATGATAAAGTCAATCCATATGGTGGAGCTATAGCCTTGGGACATCCATTAGGAGCCACTGGCGCAAGAGTTACGGCAACGTTGCTTAATGGATTAAAAGATCAGAATAAAGAGTTGGGTGTCATCTCAATGTGCACATCCACAGGTCAAGGATACGCTGCCTTGTTTGCTAACGAGTAGAGAAACTAGTAGATCATACGCAATACACGAAgtattaaaacaaaataaaataaaacagGAACGTATATAATctataattaaataattaagGTATTCGAAAAAGCATTAAAGCAAAGAAggattaaatcaaaattggaaaGTGGTAATAATTAAATCACATTAGCGGGTATAAATGTAGAATGATGGAAAGGGGAAGATAATGGAAATTGAGACATGGTCTGGCCTTCTGTTTATTGTTGCGTCAATCTAACCAACCAATAAATACAGGTTCCACTCAAAACTGGGATTGTAAAGTTATCATCAATACCAGCTAAATCAATTACTTCAGAAATACTAGTTATCACCCCAATCAACAAAGAATAAATTGGTAAACTCAACTTGTTTGATGAGGCATTCCAGTAGATTTCACCTGGTT
Coding sequences within it:
- the POT1-2 gene encoding Pot1-2p (Putative peroxisomal 3-ketoacyl CoA thiolase; Hap43-repressed), whose amino-acid sequence is MFKKSANDIVVIAAKRTPITKSIKGGLSRLFPEEILYQVVKGTVSDSQVDLNLIDDVLVGTVLQTLGGQKASALAIKKIGFPIKTTVNTVNRQCASSAQAITYQAGSLRSGENQFAIAAGVESMTHDYFPHRGIPTRISESFLADASDEAKNVLMPMGITSENVATKYGISRKQQDEFALNSHLKADKATKSGHFAKEIIPIQTTDENNQHVSITKDDGIRGSSTIEKLGGLKPVFKDDGTTTAGNSSQISDGGSAVILTTRQNAEKSGVKPIARFIGSSVAGVPSGLMGIGPSAAIPQLLSRLNVDTKDIDIFELNEAFASQSIYCIEKLGLDYDKVNPYGGAIALGHPLGATGARVTATLLNGLKDQNKELGVISMCTSTGQGYAALFANE
- a CDS encoding uncharacterized protein (Putative protein of unknown function; Hap43p-repressed gene; mutation confers hypersensitivity to toxic ergosterol analog, and to amphotericin B) is translated as MSKALSCYAFESLLFKLNLESNKIPLSKYFETLHESFTALPSRAPLFITWNKNHQLRGCIGTFSPLPIESGVSRYALHAALQDPRFFPISTSEVESLEVSVTLLDNFVTIDNPLDWEIGVNGLKISFQLNNEHYSGTFLPSVAEEENWDKLTTLHYLLKKADYPVSQKNVSQFYEKGLNEGWLELTRYDGLKNRLDYNEFIRIRNQVE